From Solwaraspora sp. WMMD1047, the proteins below share one genomic window:
- a CDS encoding transglycosylase domain-containing protein codes for MRKRDHHLLTNAASLLICGLLAGVVVAAAAFPAVALSGLAAKAGAETFDKLPSELTVKKAPQISYLYASDGKTPLATMYDENRRDIPLKDISPIMQQAIIAAEDHEFYNHNGVDMKGVARAFVANNSAGATQQGASTLTMQYVRLAIAYSATHPQDVVAATEDTSARKLREMKYAMQIDADLSKEEILERYLNLAPFGNQAYGVFAASQVYFGKHPKDLKIEEAAMLAGMVKAPSAFDPTTKSGYPQAVQRRDYVIDNMVEIGAITPEEAATAKAVKLTVKDKRTPNGCVSANKNHWGFFCDFFYRWWMDQETFGATSYDRERRLKSGGYSIVTTLDVKTQQAAKDSVERNLKTGNKNALMVAGVEPGNGRVRALAVNRNYKLDDPNKPANKISSDPAKARKKIRGTYPNTTNPLLTGGGDITGYQAGSAFKIFTVVAALENGYPLATSINAKPVYQSNYILEYNAPAACPGTNKYCPKNASASMAGEHNMWSAFGFSVNTFFVPLQEQVGTGKVVDAAQRMGIKFRSGADARFAANGVDQWGAFTLGVSATTPLDLANAYATLAADGKYCEPIPVQEIRDQEGNKLDVANPRCNQAIKTEVARAAVDVARCPVGDRSSTTRCRTATAGNVRGIVGKPVAGKSGTTDSEKSASLVVMTKQLAVAGILTDPDWAQTTAEMSHNIVNPGVYETLRDAMKGKPGKEFTPPSGKIVNGDQRSIPDVRCQSLDSAKSRIRGAGFVPEVLSTPVDSSCPAGTAAGTTPSGRTIKGGPVMIEVSNGKGANQSPDQPEQPPGRPPGRPGR; via the coding sequence ATGCGGAAGCGTGACCACCACCTGCTGACGAACGCCGCGTCGCTGCTGATCTGCGGCCTGCTGGCCGGCGTGGTCGTGGCCGCCGCGGCGTTCCCCGCGGTGGCGCTCTCCGGCCTGGCCGCCAAGGCCGGGGCCGAGACCTTCGACAAGCTGCCCAGCGAGCTGACCGTCAAGAAGGCCCCGCAGATCAGCTATCTGTACGCCTCCGACGGCAAGACGCCGCTGGCCACCATGTACGACGAGAACCGCCGGGACATCCCGCTCAAGGACATCTCGCCGATCATGCAGCAGGCCATCATCGCCGCCGAGGACCACGAGTTCTACAACCACAACGGCGTCGACATGAAGGGCGTGGCCCGCGCGTTCGTCGCCAACAACAGCGCCGGCGCCACCCAGCAGGGCGCCTCCACCCTCACCATGCAGTACGTCCGGCTGGCCATCGCCTACTCGGCGACCCACCCGCAGGACGTGGTGGCGGCCACCGAGGACACCAGCGCCCGGAAACTGCGCGAGATGAAGTACGCCATGCAGATCGACGCGGACCTCTCCAAGGAAGAGATCCTGGAGCGCTACCTCAATCTCGCGCCGTTCGGCAACCAGGCGTACGGCGTCTTCGCCGCCAGCCAGGTCTACTTCGGCAAGCACCCGAAGGACCTGAAGATCGAGGAAGCCGCGATGCTGGCCGGCATGGTCAAGGCGCCCTCGGCGTTCGACCCGACCACCAAGAGCGGTTACCCGCAGGCGGTGCAGCGCCGCGACTACGTCATCGACAACATGGTGGAGATCGGCGCGATCACGCCCGAGGAGGCCGCCACCGCCAAGGCGGTCAAGCTGACCGTCAAGGACAAGCGCACGCCGAACGGCTGCGTGTCGGCGAACAAGAACCACTGGGGCTTCTTCTGCGACTTCTTCTACCGCTGGTGGATGGATCAGGAGACCTTCGGCGCCACCTCGTACGACCGGGAACGGCGGCTCAAGAGCGGCGGCTACAGCATCGTCACCACGCTGGACGTCAAGACCCAGCAGGCGGCCAAGGACTCGGTCGAGCGGAACCTGAAGACCGGCAACAAGAACGCGCTGATGGTCGCCGGGGTCGAGCCCGGTAACGGCCGGGTCCGCGCGCTGGCCGTCAACCGCAACTACAAGCTCGACGACCCGAACAAGCCGGCCAACAAGATCTCCAGTGACCCGGCGAAGGCCCGCAAGAAGATCCGCGGGACCTACCCGAACACCACGAACCCGCTGCTCACCGGCGGCGGGGACATCACCGGCTACCAGGCCGGCTCCGCGTTCAAGATCTTCACGGTCGTGGCCGCGCTGGAGAACGGCTACCCGCTGGCGACCTCGATCAACGCCAAGCCGGTCTACCAGTCGAACTACATCCTCGAATACAACGCACCGGCCGCCTGCCCGGGCACCAACAAGTACTGCCCGAAGAACGCCAGCGCGAGCATGGCCGGCGAGCACAACATGTGGAGCGCCTTCGGCTTCTCGGTGAACACCTTCTTCGTGCCGCTGCAGGAACAGGTCGGCACCGGCAAGGTGGTCGACGCCGCCCAGCGGATGGGCATCAAGTTCCGGTCCGGCGCGGACGCCCGGTTCGCCGCCAACGGTGTCGACCAGTGGGGCGCCTTCACCCTGGGCGTCTCCGCCACCACCCCGCTCGACCTGGCCAACGCGTACGCCACCCTGGCCGCCGACGGGAAGTACTGCGAGCCGATCCCGGTGCAGGAGATCCGCGACCAGGAGGGCAACAAGCTCGACGTCGCCAACCCGCGGTGCAACCAGGCGATCAAGACCGAGGTGGCCCGCGCCGCGGTGGACGTCGCCCGGTGCCCGGTCGGGGACCGCTCGTCGACCACCCGGTGCCGGACCGCGACCGCCGGCAACGTCCGCGGCATCGTCGGCAAGCCGGTGGCCGGCAAGAGCGGCACCACCGACTCGGAGAAGAGCGCGTCGCTGGTGGTGATGACCAAGCAGCTCGCGGTGGCCGGCATCCTCACCGACCCGGACTGGGCCCAGACGACCGCCGAGATGTCCCACAACATCGTGAACCCGGGTGTCTACGAGACGCTGCGGGACGCGATGAAGGGCAAACCAGGCAAGGAGTTCACGCCGCCCAGCGGCAAGATCGTCAACGGTGACCAGCGTTCCATCCCCGACGTCCGCTGCCAGTCCCTCGACTCCGCCAAGTCCCGGATCCGCGGCGCCGGCTTCGTCCCGGAGGTGCTCAGCACCCCCGTCGACTCCAGCTGCCCGGCCGGCACCGCCGCCGGCACCACGCCCAGCGGCCGCACCATCAAGGGCGGCCCGGTGATGATCGAGGTCAGCAACGGCAAGGGCGCCAACCAGTCCCCCGACCAGCCCGAACAGCCACCGGGCCGACCACCTGGCCGCCCCGGCCGCTGA
- a CDS encoding GatB/YqeY domain-containing protein has product MGTLKDLLTADMRTALKARDELTTSTLRMALAAVGTAEVAGKAKRELSDDEVLAVLTREAKKRREAAAAFADAGRTEQAAKEIAEGEVLDRYLPRQLGDEELAELVAGALAAGGFSGKAQMGPAMKAAQAAVAGRAEGGRVAAEVRRQLG; this is encoded by the coding sequence ATGGGCACTCTGAAGGACCTCCTCACCGCCGACATGCGGACCGCGCTGAAGGCCCGCGACGAGCTGACCACCTCGACCCTGCGGATGGCGCTGGCCGCCGTCGGCACCGCCGAGGTGGCCGGGAAGGCGAAGCGGGAACTCTCCGACGACGAGGTGCTGGCGGTGCTGACCCGGGAGGCGAAGAAGCGCCGCGAGGCGGCCGCCGCGTTCGCCGACGCCGGCCGCACCGAGCAGGCCGCCAAGGAGATCGCCGAGGGTGAGGTACTTGACCGTTACCTGCCCCGCCAGCTCGGCGACGAGGAGCTGGCGGAGCTGGTCGCGGGGGCACTCGCCGCGGGCGGCTTCAGCGGCAAGGCCCAGATGGGCCCGGCCATGAAGGCGGCCCAGGCCGCGGTGGCCGGCCGGGCCGAGGGCGGCCGGGTGGCAGCGGAGGTACGCCGTCAGCTCGGCTGA
- a CDS encoding metallophosphoesterase, with protein MRKRTVLRLAAGTVAAGAATLAYASLVERNLFTLRRFDVPMLGADAEPLRILHLSDLHMMPEQRRKQRWVASLAATDPDLVVVTGDNMADPDAVPGTLRALQPLLDFPGAFVFGSNDYRGPVWKNPLSYLLPEREYVQGVELPYEDLRDVLTGAGWADLNNARTTVKAGGRTIELVGVDDPHVERDDYPAVAGRVSPAADLALGLTHSPEPRILDQMAADGFELLLAGHTHGGQVCLPFFGALVTNCELPRSMAKGLHRWPDSTAWLHVSAGLGTHPTAPIRFACPPEATLLTLIPH; from the coding sequence ATGCGGAAGCGCACGGTATTACGTCTGGCCGCCGGCACCGTCGCGGCCGGCGCCGCCACCCTGGCGTACGCGTCACTTGTCGAGCGGAACCTGTTCACCCTGCGGCGGTTCGACGTGCCGATGCTCGGCGCCGACGCCGAGCCGCTGCGCATCCTGCATCTGAGCGACCTGCACATGATGCCGGAGCAGCGCCGCAAGCAGCGCTGGGTAGCCTCGCTGGCGGCCACCGACCCGGACCTGGTGGTGGTCACCGGCGACAACATGGCCGACCCGGACGCGGTGCCCGGCACGCTGCGCGCCCTGCAGCCGCTGCTGGACTTCCCCGGCGCCTTCGTCTTCGGCTCCAACGACTACCGGGGGCCGGTCTGGAAGAACCCGCTCAGCTACCTGCTGCCCGAGCGAGAGTACGTACAGGGCGTCGAGCTGCCGTACGAGGACCTGCGGGACGTCCTCACCGGCGCCGGCTGGGCCGACCTGAACAACGCCCGGACGACGGTCAAGGCCGGCGGCCGGACGATCGAGCTGGTCGGCGTCGACGACCCGCACGTCGAGCGGGACGACTACCCGGCGGTCGCCGGCCGGGTGTCTCCGGCGGCCGACCTGGCACTGGGGCTGACCCATTCGCCGGAGCCGCGGATTCTCGACCAGATGGCCGCAGACGGGTTCGAGCTGCTGCTCGCCGGCCACACCCACGGTGGCCAGGTCTGTCTACCGTTCTTCGGCGCGCTGGTCACCAACTGCGAGCTGCCCCGGTCGATGGCGAAGGGCCTACACCGCTGGCCGGACTCGACTGCCTGGCTACACGTCTCCGCCGGGCTCGGCACCCACCCCACCGCCCCCATCCGCTTCGCCTGCCCCCCCGAAGCCACCCTCCTCACCTTGATCCCCCACTGA
- a CDS encoding glucose 1-dehydrogenase, with amino-acid sequence MNRLRGRVALVTGGASGIGRASAYRLADEGAGVVVTDIQDEVGQTVAAEICDGGGRAFFVHHDVADEADWQVVVRRTVDEFGGLDILVNNAGIGDVKPIEETTQADYARTVAVNQTSVFLGLKAAAELLKVSGHASVINISSIFGSCGGFGASPAYHAAKGAVRVLSKNAALHWAQDGIRVNSVHPGFIDTPILDPAKVADMEKTMVDLTPLGRLGQPPEVAACVAFLASDDASFVTGSELYVDGGYLAR; translated from the coding sequence ATGAATCGTTTGCGGGGGAGGGTGGCGCTTGTCACCGGCGGGGCTAGCGGGATCGGGCGGGCCAGTGCCTACAGGCTGGCTGACGAGGGCGCGGGGGTGGTGGTTACGGACATCCAGGACGAGGTCGGGCAGACGGTAGCGGCCGAGATCTGTGACGGTGGCGGCCGAGCGTTCTTCGTCCATCATGATGTTGCCGATGAGGCCGACTGGCAGGTGGTGGTGCGCCGTACGGTGGACGAGTTCGGTGGGCTGGACATCCTGGTCAACAACGCGGGCATCGGCGATGTCAAACCGATCGAGGAGACCACCCAGGCGGACTACGCCCGAACGGTCGCGGTGAATCAGACCAGCGTTTTTCTCGGGCTGAAGGCCGCGGCGGAGCTGCTGAAGGTCTCCGGTCACGCATCGGTGATCAACATTAGTTCGATCTTTGGGAGTTGCGGCGGGTTTGGAGCCTCGCCGGCATACCACGCCGCCAAGGGAGCGGTTCGGGTTCTGAGTAAGAACGCGGCCCTGCACTGGGCGCAGGATGGGATTCGGGTCAACTCGGTCCATCCCGGCTTCATCGACACCCCGATCCTGGATCCGGCGAAGGTCGCCGATATGGAGAAGACGATGGTCGACCTTACGCCGCTCGGGCGGCTGGGTCAGCCGCCAGAGGTGGCCGCCTGCGTGGCGTTCCTCGCCAGCGATGACGCGTCGTTCGTCACCGGCTCCGAGTTGTATGTCGACGGCGGCTATCTTGCCCGGTGA
- a CDS encoding amidohydrolase family protein — MRPIEQGTAKPLIGRRSFITRAAAIGAGVGLSAAALASCTDDKEDPETSLSEKDIALRDQDLKFIGTEETFSTPTLLQLNSINEDHIAFLEEIGLSDLGERRIGDMDEGGLNVQILSAHTPSVQNVPGQRGIDLAYRLNRQLVEGPIASYPGRFQAFATLPLQSPEAAADELERSVKQDGFLGALTNGHIAKKFLDHPDFEPVLARAEALDVPIYLHPGYPADEIFQIYYSTTRSQYTEEYQDYIFSGSGYGWHQEVLTQCIRMIAYGVFDRFPKLKVIIGHMGEGLPFYYERIVGDMGEPTEDSLEKPFGQYFQDNFWFTTSAFFQDNLLHLLLKYISVDRVMFATDYPFASIKEGTDWFRAVNLPREDKEKIAFRNAENLFRIKV, encoded by the coding sequence ATGAGACCGATCGAGCAAGGCACAGCGAAACCGTTGATTGGGCGCCGCAGCTTTATCACTCGCGCGGCCGCAATCGGCGCTGGCGTTGGATTGTCCGCGGCGGCACTCGCGTCATGCACCGACGACAAGGAGGACCCGGAAACCTCCCTCAGCGAGAAAGACATCGCGCTTCGTGACCAGGATCTGAAGTTCATCGGCACGGAGGAGACCTTTTCGACTCCCACGTTGTTGCAGCTGAACTCCATCAACGAGGATCACATAGCGTTCCTTGAGGAGATCGGTCTTTCGGATCTGGGCGAACGCCGCATCGGCGATATGGACGAGGGGGGACTCAATGTTCAAATCCTCTCTGCTCATACGCCGTCCGTGCAAAATGTCCCTGGGCAAAGGGGCATCGACCTTGCCTATCGTCTCAACCGGCAACTCGTGGAAGGGCCAATCGCCAGTTATCCGGGCCGTTTCCAGGCTTTTGCCACTTTGCCCTTGCAGAGCCCGGAGGCGGCGGCGGACGAACTGGAACGCTCGGTTAAGCAAGACGGTTTCTTGGGAGCACTGACCAACGGGCACATCGCGAAGAAGTTCCTCGATCATCCCGATTTCGAGCCTGTGCTGGCGCGCGCCGAAGCTCTCGATGTGCCGATCTACCTGCATCCCGGCTATCCAGCTGACGAGATCTTCCAGATCTACTACAGCACCACACGGTCTCAGTACACGGAAGAGTACCAGGACTACATTTTCAGTGGGTCTGGATATGGCTGGCACCAGGAGGTGCTGACCCAATGCATCCGGATGATCGCGTACGGCGTTTTCGACAGGTTCCCCAAACTGAAGGTCATCATCGGCCATATGGGCGAAGGTCTTCCCTTCTACTACGAGCGGATCGTCGGAGACATGGGCGAGCCGACCGAAGACTCGCTGGAGAAGCCCTTCGGGCAGTACTTCCAGGACAACTTCTGGTTCACAACCAGCGCGTTCTTCCAGGACAATCTGCTCCATCTCTTGCTGAAATACATCAGCGTAGATCGCGTGATGTTCGCAACCGACTATCCCTTCGCAAGCATCAAAGAAGGAACCGACTGGTTCCGGGCAGTCAATCTTCCGCGTGAGGACAAGGAAAAGATCGCGTTCCGAAATGCCGAGAATCTGTTCAGAATAAAGGTCTGA
- a CDS encoding serine hydrolase domain-containing protein, translated as MTLDAPRIQARVAELLAEYGIPSAAIGVLHDGKVVEFAVGVKNVETGEAATIDTIYQCGSMTKTWTTLAFMQLVDEGKVDLDESVRTYLPGFGVADPEASAKVTPRHLLHHTNGIEEAYGDPGEDDDVYERMVENIADAPQVFPLGHTHGYSAALGYAILARILEVLDGKRWDDIMRDRLFDPMGLTSTGSRYEQVDETRAATGHLIRSLDEGPIVTPVDHLPRAFGPGGNITSTIPDVLAMAYVLLNEGAAPNGKRIVSAKSIREMMRSRVPLPDPYMFGSHWALGLILCDWHGETVYAADGSTIGQNARLRILPESNTAIAMLTNGGPRESFYRKVFNEILVDLGAVTIPDLPVPDPALHLDLSRYEGVYERPGTRFELSTDSGTLRLTLVLDPMQAEFLRKPDRISYELQPVSETHFLMPPADPLDDTQTVAIYDFTDGAARYLHTNCRVHPRSG; from the coding sequence ATGACGCTCGACGCGCCGCGGATCCAGGCTCGGGTCGCCGAACTCCTGGCGGAGTACGGCATCCCGAGCGCCGCCATCGGTGTGCTCCACGACGGGAAGGTCGTCGAGTTCGCGGTCGGGGTCAAGAATGTGGAAACCGGGGAGGCCGCCACGATCGACACCATCTACCAGTGCGGCTCCATGACCAAGACGTGGACCACGCTGGCCTTCATGCAACTCGTCGACGAGGGAAAGGTCGACCTGGACGAGTCGGTGCGGACGTACCTGCCCGGCTTCGGGGTGGCCGACCCTGAGGCGAGCGCCAAGGTCACCCCGCGTCACCTGCTCCACCACACCAATGGCATCGAAGAGGCGTACGGCGATCCCGGCGAGGACGACGACGTGTACGAGCGCATGGTCGAGAACATCGCCGACGCGCCCCAGGTATTCCCGCTCGGCCACACCCACGGCTACAGCGCGGCCCTGGGATACGCGATCCTCGCCCGGATCCTCGAGGTACTCGACGGCAAACGCTGGGACGACATCATGCGAGATCGTCTCTTCGATCCCATGGGCCTGACCAGCACGGGCAGCCGGTACGAGCAGGTGGACGAAACGCGGGCCGCGACCGGGCACCTGATCCGCTCCCTGGACGAGGGTCCGATCGTCACACCGGTGGACCATCTGCCGCGCGCCTTCGGGCCCGGCGGCAACATCACCTCGACGATCCCGGACGTGCTCGCGATGGCGTACGTCTTGCTCAACGAAGGCGCAGCGCCGAACGGAAAGCGCATTGTCTCGGCCAAGAGCATCCGGGAGATGATGCGTTCGCGAGTTCCCCTACCGGATCCGTACATGTTCGGGTCGCACTGGGCACTCGGCCTCATCCTGTGTGACTGGCACGGTGAAACGGTCTACGCCGCCGACGGCAGCACGATCGGCCAGAACGCCCGGCTCCGGATCCTGCCCGAGTCGAACACCGCGATCGCGATGCTGACCAACGGCGGACCCCGGGAAAGCTTCTACCGCAAGGTGTTCAACGAGATCCTGGTCGACCTCGGCGCAGTCACCATCCCGGACCTGCCCGTGCCGGACCCGGCGCTGCACCTCGACCTGTCCCGGTACGAAGGCGTCTACGAGCGCCCCGGCACCCGGTTCGAGCTGTCCACCGACAGCGGAACGCTCCGCCTCACCCTGGTCCTCGACCCGATGCAGGCAGAATTCCTCCGGAAGCCAGACCGCATCAGCTACGAACTCCAGCCGGTTAGCGAGACACACTTCCTGATGCCGCCGGCGGACCCGTTGGACGACACCCAGACGGTCGCGATCTACGACTTCACCGACGGTGCTGCCCGATACCTCCACACCAACTGCCGGGTACATCCGCGTTCAGGTTGA
- a CDS encoding helix-turn-helix domain-containing protein has translation MPGGRLTHEDRSQIAAWLADGLGYAEIGRRLGRPTSTISREVARNGTPGAYLPGHAQQAAGHRARRRKPRPSEATTDQQAAEVVRGFVDQFATLLAATGLPRMTARVFVSLLIADASGLTSAELVHRLQVSPASVSKSIRYLEAMDLVVRRPDAGGRRERYVIDDDVWLRAWQSDTSAHGEIAVAAQQGIEIFGADTTAGARLGRMGQFFARLSRQMSGSMLAEPVVHDALTVLAALVHAGRPLTLTTLATALDWPRDRLTAALDAIHLHPAIADPLVLRTIAPQTYTITTGPDRLSPAQRQALEEVSHTRHGASRPEQTAPTSARGGQVGTA, from the coding sequence ATGCCAGGAGGCAGGCTGACCCACGAGGACCGCAGCCAGATCGCGGCGTGGCTGGCCGACGGACTCGGGTACGCCGAGATCGGCCGCCGGCTCGGCCGCCCGACCTCCACGATCAGCCGCGAGGTCGCACGCAACGGCACACCCGGCGCCTACCTGCCCGGGCACGCCCAGCAGGCCGCCGGCCACCGTGCTCGCCGACGCAAGCCTCGACCGTCCGAGGCGACGACCGACCAGCAGGCCGCCGAGGTGGTCCGGGGCTTCGTGGACCAGTTCGCAACCCTGCTGGCCGCCACCGGACTACCCCGGATGACTGCCCGGGTGTTCGTCAGCCTGCTCATCGCCGACGCCAGCGGCCTGACGTCCGCTGAGCTGGTGCACCGGTTACAGGTCAGTCCGGCGTCGGTGTCCAAATCCATCCGTTACCTGGAAGCCATGGACCTGGTGGTGCGCCGACCGGACGCCGGTGGGCGCCGGGAGCGGTACGTCATCGATGACGACGTCTGGCTCCGGGCGTGGCAGTCCGACACCAGCGCACATGGCGAGATCGCCGTGGCCGCGCAGCAGGGCATCGAGATCTTCGGAGCCGACACGACCGCCGGAGCTCGGCTGGGCAGGATGGGCCAGTTCTTCGCCCGACTCAGCCGGCAGATGAGTGGCAGCATGCTCGCCGAGCCCGTCGTTCATGACGCGCTGACCGTGCTCGCCGCACTCGTGCACGCCGGTCGACCGCTCACCCTCACGACACTGGCCACCGCACTCGACTGGCCCCGGGACCGCCTCACCGCCGCCCTGGACGCGATCCACCTTCACCCAGCCATCGCCGATCCGCTCGTCCTGCGGACCATCGCTCCCCAGACCTACACCATCACCACCGGACCGGACCGCCTCAGCCCGGCGCAACGCCAAGCCCTCGAAGAGGTGAGTCACACGCGGCACGGCGCCAGCAGACCGGAGCAGACAGCTCCAACCTCCGCTAGAGGCGGGCAGGTGGGGACTGCGTAG